CTCGACGCTGCCGGGCCTTCAATACTTCTTTCTACAATCTCTACCGCACATCGCCCAGCTTCCTCGGCTAAGCGATTCAAGAAGCCTGCGGCGGGTTGGAATCGAAAACCTCAAGGCACTTCATGATTTCACGGCGTTGGAAACAGCACCAGCTCTTAAAGAGTTTTTTCTCATCGACGGACGTAAGCAAATTCCTCAGCAGCTTCTACCCGTACTGAACAATCCAAACCTTCGACGGGCGAGCGCGTTTTTCGGTAGCGAGCGCAAAAACGCAGAGTTTCTGCAACTGCGAGACAAATACGGAAAATCAGAAATGATTCCCTCGGAACCTTTAAGTTCCGAAGACAGCCCAATGAACGGTCATGGATGAAGATCCTGCTGTTGTGAGAAGTTCATCGGCTGGATATCGGCGACTTGTTAAACGTGTCATTTCCAACAGATGACAAGTGACAGGAAGATTATGCCTTTATTGACACAGAGCGCGCGAGATCTGGGGACAATGCCGAATGGAACAACCAAAACGCATTGGGTGCCGAACTGTTTTGCTCTTCATTTGTGCGATATGCCTGATCGCAATCGTCGGCCTCGTTTGGGAAATTCGACAAATTGCGATCCGACTTGAAGGCACACGTCCGCAAAAGATCAACCGAAACCACTTCCACGTCGTCGTCTTTCCGAAAAGGTGCGAACCCCCGCTCAAACGTGCCGTCTTTCTGACGTTGGATGAGCTCATGGAAAACGATGAACGGATGAGGGACAAGTTCGAGGTTCTCTTCGGTGACAATCCCGTCAGCATGGAATCGGCCCGTTTCACAGCCGTTCCGGATGAAGACCGCGAACAGCACGACATCGAAGCGCTCAATCGACAATTTCAGTTGTGGGGTGACAAGACAGATTGGAAACGCGTCGAGTTTTTTATCAACCGACGCGGCAATCAAGGCGAGTCCGTCGTGAAGCTGAAGTTGCACACGCGTCGAGGCGATCGCCTCGAATATCTGTATCGGGTCACCCCCGATGGACGGGTAATTCCCGTGTGGGAACTTTTCTATAACCGCATCTGAAATTGATTCGACACGGCTACGGGACTCGGGTTCCGCACGGATTCAAAACCACCCGCATCACTTGATGAGTCCCACGGTAACTTCTCTTCAAAAAAACGGGGCGGATTCCAGAAAACATTGCGTCCCACGTGCGAAGACGGTGTCCGTCATACCCGCTGATCAATACGACGAGAGAGACGTCGTAGTCGCTCGGCGACGAACAAGAGGACTCCACCTAGGATCAACGCGACCACCGCAATCAGCCACGAAATGGCCACGACGCCCGTGCTTGGCCAAATGACCAGGATCAACCCGATCAGGACGAGAACCGCACCAAGGATCGCGAACAAGCGACTTGATTCGGCATCCTCGCCTTGACTTCGGTTTGACAGAAACAGGCCAATCCCCTGCAGCAGCGCCCAAGCACCGACGAGCGTCAGGAAGACCCTCACGCTGAGCGTCGTCCAAAAGAGTAAGATCGCGCCGACCATCAAACTGACGATCGAGAACAGGGGAAATCCGTTGCGACCACCCGAGCGGAATGCCCCGATCACGCCAAGCAGTCCGTCGAACAGGAAGTATGCCCCCAGAATATTGACCAGGACACTGATCGTCTTCTGCGGCCAAAACAGCGCGACAACCGCCAACCCCACCGCCAGCACACCCCGAATCAGGAACCACCACCACACGTCGTTCAGGCGTTCGCCGACGCGTTCCCTGGCGACGTAAGCCACTTGTCGCAGCTTTTCGCGGTGTTCCACAATCGGATCATCTGGCAATGGAGCTTCCGACATGGGCCTCTCCCTGAAATTTCAATACCGTCACGAATAGTTATTCCACCTTCGACGCGCGGCCAAGTCGCCCCATGTAGTCCACGAAGATCAAGTCGTTCTCAGAGATTGAGCGGACCGTAAATGGCATCGTGTGATTCACGCGATCAGGATGCAATGAAGCCGTACAAAGCAGACTCAGCGTCCCTCGTTTGACCACCCAAGTTCCGTTTGAAACTGGCGTTCGCACGAAGACCTTTTGGAAAAGTCGCAACTCTTGGACTTCACGGATCGTCGACCAGGTGCCGTTGCTGCGAATTGTCAGCACAAGCGATCCAATGTCGTCGCGATACCGCCATGCCCCCGGCAGCATCTTCGTCAGTTCTTCGTCCGACAGAATTTTTGAGCCGCCCGTCAGCGGTGGTGAGTGCGGTGCTTTCGCGCTCGCGTCCGCGACCGACATTTTCTTCAGGACCATCAGCATTCGCTTAGATCCCTTTTTGGCCGAAAACTCTGTTGGCTGTGCACCGTCGGCGGCGTCGGACAGGCAGACAACAAGCTTGCCTTCATCAAATCGATAGATTCCCAGGACTTCTTTTTTGTCCCGGCTCAACAGGTCAATCCCTTTCGGGAACTGCGTGGGATCGATCTCAAAAACTCGGGCGTGCTTTTTTCCATCCTCGGGAGACTTGTACGTCAGTGAGTTGTCGATGATCTCAAATCGACCACCGGAGGGAAGCCATTCTCGGATCGCATCGGGAGGAATGACGTGACCATCTTCGACTAGTTCGATCACCTCCCAGTGTCCCTGAAATGGTTTCAGTTCGGCGTCATTCTCTGCGGCACGCAGGGACGTCACCAGCGCGAGGCACATCAGACACATTTGTAGAGCGCGTTTCATTCGTCAGACTCCATTCTAGAATGAGAATATTTGAAGCTTCGACGGGTTCGTGAGGGATCGAATACGAATGCCTGATTCATGAACGAGCCCATCCCGAAATCCCACTCGTCGCAAATTCCCGACGAGTAGACGCAATGTATACCAGAACATCCACTTTGTCCCAAAGTGCTACGAGGTGGATCACACATAAAATTCTGCTCGCGGCAGCACGCGCGTCGAATGTTAATCTTTTGCGGTCGCCCCAATTCTGATTCCGATTCCCTAATCCAGCCACGATCGACTACGATTCTCTGTCGGGATTTTGATTCTCTTTCCTGGTTATCGACCTATGAGACTTCGCCCGAAAAGCCATCTGGTGTTCATCGGACTGATCGTCGTCGCCACAGGTATGACGTCGTCAGGGTTTGCGCTGGCGCAGCAGTCAGCTGAAGCCGCCACAGCAAATTCCCCTTCGTTCTCCGCCGATATTCAGCCATTGCTCAAAGACAAGTGTGGGAAGTGTCATGGCGCTCAGACTCAGAAAGGCGAGCTGGCACTGCACACGCCAGCGATGATCGAAAAAGGGAGCGAATCGGGTGCGGTGGTGCTCGCCGGCAATTCGGCGGGAAGCCGCTTGTTCGAGGTCGTGAAGCACGGAGAAATGCCTCCCGACCAGCAGGGCACGCTTTCCGAAGCAGAAGTGGAATTGATTCGCCGATGGATCGATGACGGGGCATCATTTGGCCAGGAAGCGGCCACGCAACCGCGGGCCGTCACCCAGCACGATGTGACCCCGATCTTGCTCCTGCGGTGTACGGCCTGCCATGGGCGCCACCAACAATCGGGGGGACTGGATCTTCGTGATCGAGCGGCGATGCTTAAGGGGGGGAAATCGGGGCCCGCGATCGTCTTGGGAAAGCCCGACGAGAGTCTCTTGCTTAAACGAGTCCGCGCTGAAGAAATGCCGCCGCATCAGCGTTTAACCGAAGTTTCCGTCAAACCGATGGAACTCGAAGAGCTCAAAATAATCACGCGCTGGATTGAGTCGGGCGCACCGCTGGCTGACGAACCACCTGACCTCGCCGCAACACCAGAAGATCCACTCGTTCGCCAACAGGACAAAGAGTTCTGGTCCTTCCGCCCACCCCAGCCCGTCACAATCCCCGCCTTGCGTAGTCTGTCGAACGTCTCGGCCACGAATCCTTTGAGGTCACCGATTGACGTACTTGTGGCTCAGCAACTTCAAACCAAGGCACTTTCGCTCTCGGAATCCACAGACCGAGCGACGCTGCTGCGACGCTTGACATTCGATCTGATCGGTCTGCCGCCAACCCCTGAAGAAACCGATGAGTTTCTTGCGGATCAGTCGGCCGACGCTTACGAGCGACTGATCGATCGCTTGCTGGCATCGCCACGATACGGCGAGCGGTGGGGAACGCACTGGCTGGGTGTCGCGGGTTACGCCGACTGCGAAGGAAGGCGCGAGCAGCATTTGCCTCGTCCCGCCGCCTGGAGATATCGTGACTATGTCATCCGATCATTGAATGACGACAAACCATACGATCGCTTCTTGCTCGAACAGATCGCCGGAGATGAACTGGCAGATTACGAGCACGCCCCCCGGATCACGCAGCAACTGGAAGACAATCTGGTCGCGACGGCGTTTCTACGGTTGGCTCCCGATCCAACCTGGGCCAATTTGACCGGCTTCGTGCCGGATCGATTGGAAGTCACGGCCGATTCCATTGATGTGCTGACGGCCGGCGTGATGGGAATGACCTTTAAATGTGCCCGCTGCCACACGCATAAATTCGATCCGATTCCCCAGCGCGACTATTATCGTCTGGTCGCGATTTTTAAAGGGGCGTACGATGAACACGACTGGCTGAAGCCACAGCTCAAGTCGTTCGGCGGTGCGATGAGTGCCGGGATGGGCGAGCGATTGCTCCCCTACGTCACCACGGACGAGCGGCAACGCTGGGAGGCACATCAAGCCGAAATTCAACGACAACTGGACGAACTTGCGAAGTCTCCTTCGACACCCGACGTACAGCAGAAGATCAAAGATCTCGAAGCAAAACGGCAACCCGAACCGCGGATCATGGCGCTGTGGGATCGGGGCGAGCCTTCGCCGACCTACATGTACCGCCGTGGGAATTACCTGACACCCGGTTCGTTTGTAGCTCCAGGCGTTCCTGCCATTTTGAATGGTGATACTCCATTCGAAATCACTCCCCCCTGGCCCGGCGCCAAATCGACTGGACGGCGTCTGGCCTTTGCGAAGTGGCTGATCGCACCGCAACAGCCGCTCACCGCGCGAGTGATGGTCAACCGAATCTGGAAACATCACTTCGGCCAGGGAATCGTTCGCAGTTTGGGAAATTTTGGAAAGACCGGTGATCGTCCAACGCATCCAGAATTACTCGACCACCTCGCGCTCAACTTCATTCGTCACGAATGGTCCCTCAAATCCGTGCATCGCGAACTGGTGTCAACGACCACCTATCGCCAGAGTTCATCAATTTCCTCCGTGGCCAAAGTGGCTGACTCGGCAAACTGGTTGCTGTCAAGAATGCCGCTGCAGCGGCTCGATGCCGAACAATTGCGAGATTCAATCGCCTTGCTTGCCGGAGAGTTGATTGA
This genomic interval from Schlesneria paludicola DSM 18645 contains the following:
- a CDS encoding HdeD family acid-resistance protein, producing MSEAPLPDDPIVEHREKLRQVAYVARERVGERLNDVWWWFLIRGVLAVGLAVVALFWPQKTISVLVNILGAYFLFDGLLGVIGAFRSGGRNGFPLFSIVSLMVGAILLFWTTLSVRVFLTLVGAWALLQGIGLFLSNRSQGEDAESSRLFAILGAVLVLIGLILVIWPSTGVVAISWLIAVVALILGGVLLFVAERLRRLSRRIDQRV
- a CDS encoding PSD1 and planctomycete cytochrome C domain-containing protein gives rise to the protein MRLRPKSHLVFIGLIVVATGMTSSGFALAQQSAEAATANSPSFSADIQPLLKDKCGKCHGAQTQKGELALHTPAMIEKGSESGAVVLAGNSAGSRLFEVVKHGEMPPDQQGTLSEAEVELIRRWIDDGASFGQEAATQPRAVTQHDVTPILLLRCTACHGRHQQSGGLDLRDRAAMLKGGKSGPAIVLGKPDESLLLKRVRAEEMPPHQRLTEVSVKPMELEELKIITRWIESGAPLADEPPDLAATPEDPLVRQQDKEFWSFRPPQPVTIPALRSLSNVSATNPLRSPIDVLVAQQLQTKALSLSESTDRATLLRRLTFDLIGLPPTPEETDEFLADQSADAYERLIDRLLASPRYGERWGTHWLGVAGYADCEGRREQHLPRPAAWRYRDYVIRSLNDDKPYDRFLLEQIAGDELADYEHAPRITQQLEDNLVATAFLRLAPDPTWANLTGFVPDRLEVTADSIDVLTAGVMGMTFKCARCHTHKFDPIPQRDYYRLVAIFKGAYDEHDWLKPQLKSFGGAMSAGMGERLLPYVTTDERQRWEAHQAEIQRQLDELAKSPSTPDVQQKIKDLEAKRQPEPRIMALWDRGEPSPTYMYRRGNYLTPGSFVAPGVPAILNGDTPFEITPPWPGAKSTGRRLAFAKWLIAPQQPLTARVMVNRIWKHHFGQGIVRSLGNFGKTGDRPTHPELLDHLALNFIRHEWSLKSVHRELVSTTTYRQSSSISSVAKVADSANWLLSRMPLQRLDAEQLRDSIALLAGELIETGGGPSEPVLIRGDGLVLSGRRRSIYAEQLRKHPPSLMESFDLPAMNPNCLQRTDSLVPTQALHLWNDAAIRRLATQFADRVWRNVYDRNPNASDADQIVEVYRIALTRTPRPDELAACELALAQLRDNWRSSATSDKISNRDEASRRALATLCHTILNSADFLYLD
- a CDS encoding TIGR03067 domain-containing protein, with product MKRALQMCLMCLALVTSLRAAENDAELKPFQGHWEVIELVEDGHVIPPDAIREWLPSGGRFEIIDNSLTYKSPEDGKKHARVFEIDPTQFPKGIDLLSRDKKEVLGIYRFDEGKLVVCLSDAADGAQPTEFSAKKGSKRMLMVLKKMSVADASAKAPHSPPLTGGSKILSDEELTKMLPGAWRYRDDIGSLVLTIRSNGTWSTIREVQELRLFQKVFVRTPVSNGTWVVKRGTLSLLCTASLHPDRVNHTMPFTVRSISENDLIFVDYMGRLGRASKVE